The genomic stretch CGTCGCCCTGCCACCGATGCCCACCGTGCCTGCCGTCGCCCTGCCACCAATGCCCGCCGTGCCTGCGGTGGGCGCCGTGCCAGCGATCCCCGCGGCCACCGTGCCGCCGATGCCCGCGGTGCCGGCGGTCCCGGCGGCGACCTTGCCACCCATGCCCGCGGTGCCTACCGTCCCCGCGCCGAAGGTGACGCTGCCGCCGATGCCCACCGTACCTAAGGTTACCTTGCCGCCGATGCCCGTCGTCCCCAAGGTTACGCTGCCGCCGATGCCGTCCATCCCGAGCGTGCCGATGCCGTTCTTGGCACCGCCTCCTTCGGCGTAATCAAGCATTTGTGGAGTGTCCGCCATCTGCCGTTGCCGATGTCTGATTGTTTGGTCACGCGGtctcgtgtgtgtgtgtgtgtgtgtgtgtgtgtgtgtgtgtgtgtgtgtgtgtgtgtgtgtgtgtgtgtgtgtgtgtgtgtgtgtgtgtgtgtgtgtgtgtgtgtgtgtgtttacACTTTACAGGGCAATGTTGTCTTTGCATGAACAGATTTGGTtggagttcttttttctttaattCACTTTTGATGCATGTGATTCTATATATACATTTGTGTGTTTTTAGTTGGAGAGGTTTCGATTTTTTTGTAAATCCTTGTGTATGTATTACAATTTACAATACGGAGTGCTCAGCTATCTCGTGATGGGTTATCGGGTTGGGTTGTATATGAGTTTAGTTTTTCCCACAttgtgttcctttttttttgtcagaaTACGttatcatcatttttccataCACTGAATTTGCCTGCGAAAAAAGAATGATTCTTCCCTTGGGTATGTCCAGTTAGCTTCAGAAGGCACGTATAATGTGCATTTTGTGAAAACATTTGCGTGAAAATACCTAAAAATATGCTCCGATTATTAAAAAAGACATCAAAGACATGTCAATTTAGGGGAGAACTCAGTGCAGCTAATTGATTTCATAATGCTATTTCGGGGAAAGAGGACTCTTTCAGCTAGGATTGTTATATATCTAATTCTTAATTCCCCAGTGGATTTTCCCATCTTTTTTCCCCGAAAATAGTGAGGATCTAATGTCATCGCCATCCTAGCCCTAGACATTTTCTCAATATGTACCGAGCTCGTTGAATAAATTACCGTGCTGTACACTGTAAAAGCCAGTGCAATATCTATATGTTTTTTTGCATCAGTTTTATGtatttatatttattaataTTAAAAAACACTATGTAATTGAGTGGTCGTGATGGCCGTCGATCGAAAAGCACGCAATAAAGGTTGTGGTTTCTACATTATATGCAACAAAAGAAGCAATTTCTTACCTTGGCTCATCTATCAGTAGTGCAGTTTAATTTAGCTACCAGGCCCattcattaatttttttatttaattagaAATATCATCGAAATCCCACCATGCTAAAAAATGTCATATAATATGATGAGTAAAATTTCTCAGGAATTTCCCAAGAATAGGTACAGTTGCTAAATGGGATAACCGCAAGTTTAGGTGCTGCTTAAAATATCTTTTTGACTACTTGTCAACAACATAAAGTGGTAGGTTACCCGTCGGgcttttctcttttttaatatagcagcagtTCTCCTGCTGGTtcattttaaaaaagaaaacataaagTGGTAGGCCTGCAGAAAACCAATCTATGGTTGTTCTCGTTGTACCTAATGAATGATTAACAATGTAACTCCTCAGCCATATGTTTAAAAAAATGTTATGCTGATTTGATCAAATGTAATAACCAACCAGAGATGAGCATCGCAATTTCGCAAGCCTTTGCAAATCGAGCTTGATGGCGAGAAGATTGTGTGCATCTCCCTCAACCGTGGGTACTTCGCTGCTTCGTCAGGTTGCGGGGCGGTGGTGGCTTTCTGCTTCCGGGCCAAAATTAAATGAGCTGATCCTTTGTTGGGCTGACAACGGGAGGAATCCGAATGAAAGAAAACGCACGGCCGCAAAAATGCCAGGCCGTCTAGCAGCCCACGCGGCTTAGCAAAAACTCTCAACCCGCCGTGTGGACGTACAGGTCAGTACTCAGTAGTCGTGCCTGCACATTCGAAACTCTATACGTGGCGCCTAACCACATAGACTCAGCCGGTCTTTCTCTCAATGAGTATACTGTCATAAAAAAAACCTAAAGTGTACTGGCTAAAAATTCAGAATTGATGTAGAGGGGGACCTAAAGGAACGTTATTTCCGTATCATCTTTCTCCTTCACCTCCCGCCTCATCTAGTCATCtccattcttttcctttttttttaagataaaaGACCATTGTTGGTCCGGCTTTATAAGAAAGGAGAGTTTCACTGGGATATCAGT from Setaria italica strain Yugu1 chromosome II, Setaria_italica_v2.0, whole genome shotgun sequence encodes the following:
- the LOC101783425 gene encoding formin-2-like, which produces MASASGLFATALVMALLMLSGTSHAARRLAEDDTAPAAAPAAIVPGIPAVPKPPVPTVPTVPAVALPPMPTVPAVALPPMPAVPAVGAVPAIPAATVPPMPAVPAVPAATLPPMPAVPTVPAPKVTLPPMPTVPKVTLPPMPVVPKVTLPPMPSIPSVPMPFLAPPPSA